Proteins encoded within one genomic window of Bos indicus isolate NIAB-ARS_2022 breed Sahiwal x Tharparkar chromosome 23, NIAB-ARS_B.indTharparkar_mat_pri_1.0, whole genome shotgun sequence:
- the LOC109576625 gene encoding putative olfactory receptor 2W6 encodes MEKSNDSSEYGFILVGFSDRPKLEMVLFIVNFTLYSVAVLGNSAIILVCILDSRLHTPTYFFLANLSFLDLCFSTSCVPQMLVNLWGPDKTISYAGCVVQLFSFLSVGGVECLLLAVMAYDRYAAVCRPLYYTVIMHPQLCLRLVAVAWGSGLVNAIVMSPLTMTLSRCGQRRVNHFLCEMPALIKMACVDARAVEMLGFTFAILIVLLPLTLILVSYGYIAAAVLRIKSAAGRRKAFNTCSSHLTVVSLFYGSIIYMYMQPGNSSSQDQGKFLTLFYNLVTPMLNPLIYTLRNKEVKGALKKVLGRQQ; translated from the coding sequence ATGGAAAAATCCAATGACAGCTCAGAGTATGGTTTTATCTTAGTGGGCTTCTCTGATCGTCCCAAGCTGGAGATGGTGCTCTTCATAGTAAATTTTACTCTGTATTCAGTGGCTGTCCTGGGAAATTCAGCCATAATCCTTGTGTGTATATTAGACTCTCGACTTCATACACCAACGTACTTCTTTCTGGCAAATCTTTCCTTTTTAGATCTCTGCTTCAGTACTAGCTGTGTCCCCCAGATGCTGGTTAACCTATGGGGCCCTGATAAGACCATCAGCTATGCGGGCTGTGTTGTCcagcttttctctttcctttctgttggAGGAGTCGAGTGCCTCCTTCTGGCtgtcatggcctatgaccgctatgctGCAGTCTGCAGGCCCTTGTATTATACGGTCATTATGCACCCCCAGCTGTGCTTACGACTGGTGGCTGTGGCCTGGGGAAGTGGGCTGGTCAATGCCATCGTCATGTCCCCACTGACAATGACTCTCTCCAGATGTGGTCAGCGACGAGTTAACCATTTCCTCTGTGAAATGCCGGCCCTGATCAAGATGGCTTGTGTGGACGCTCGTGCAGTGGAAATGCTGGGCTTCACCTTTGCCATTCTCATTGTCCTACTGCCCCTCACTCTTATTCTTGTCTCCTACGGTTACATCGCAGCAGCTGTGCTGAGGATCAAGTCAGCTGCTGGGCGCCGGAAGGCCTTCAATACCTGTAGCTCCCATCTCACTGTGGTCTCCTTGTTCTATGGGAgcatcatttatatgtatatgcagCCAGGAAACAGCTCTTCCCAAGACCAAGGCAAGTTTCTCACCCTCTTCTACAACCTGGTGACTCCCATGTTGAATCCACTCATCTACACCTTAAGGAATAAGGAGGTGAAAGGGGCGCTGAAAAAGGTTTTGGGGAGGCAACAATGA